From the Shewanella amazonensis SB2B genome, one window contains:
- the nhaC gene encoding Na+/H+ antiporter NhaC: protein MTSQKQPSLVDALIPVVALISMLAAAVYFFSSDSSYGANQIALIIAACLAMVVGIKNGHCWKDIEAGMVHSIGVATPALLILFSVGSLIGAWILSGTVPAMIYYGMQVLSPDYFYAASCLLCALVALSIGSSWTVAGTLGIALIGIAQAVGLSLEITAGAIISGAYFGDKMSPMSDTTNLAPAVAGTDIFSHIRHMTWTTIPSILLALLIFLVIGLSGDTAGADTNLDATLTLLSDEFHIGPHLLLPLAVVIYLAYRKMPAFPTVILGTLAGVFCAAVFQFDGVVKLANDTSLSSALALIKGLWIAMFNGYSASTGNEMLDGLLSRGGMSGMVNTVWLILAAMAFGGVMEATGLLNRLLQSMLRMVKGSSSLVITTLGCAIGANIITGDQFIAIILPGRMLKLEYTRHKLAPVNLSRALEDSATVTSPLVPWNTCGAFMASTLGVATIAYLPFAFFNLICPVVSAGYAYFQIKLLPLEESDMLENSDELKGAEA, encoded by the coding sequence ATGACCTCTCAGAAACAGCCCAGCCTGGTGGATGCGCTCATCCCCGTTGTGGCCTTGATTTCCATGCTCGCCGCCGCCGTCTACTTTTTCTCCTCAGACAGCTCCTATGGCGCAAACCAGATCGCACTGATAATTGCTGCCTGTCTCGCCATGGTGGTGGGCATTAAAAATGGCCATTGCTGGAAAGACATCGAAGCAGGCATGGTACACAGCATAGGTGTTGCCACACCGGCCTTGCTTATTCTGTTCAGCGTCGGCTCTCTCATCGGCGCCTGGATCCTCTCCGGTACTGTGCCCGCCATGATTTACTACGGTATGCAGGTGCTGAGTCCCGATTACTTTTATGCCGCCAGCTGTCTGCTGTGTGCCCTTGTAGCCCTGTCCATCGGCAGCTCCTGGACGGTGGCCGGCACCCTGGGTATTGCCCTTATCGGGATTGCCCAGGCCGTGGGCCTCAGCCTCGAAATCACAGCCGGCGCCATCATCAGCGGTGCTTACTTCGGTGACAAGATGTCCCCCATGTCGGACACAACCAATCTCGCACCGGCTGTCGCCGGTACAGATATTTTCAGCCACATTCGCCATATGACCTGGACCACGATCCCAAGTATTCTGCTGGCGCTGCTGATTTTTCTGGTGATTGGTTTGTCGGGCGACACTGCCGGTGCAGACACCAATCTCGATGCAACCCTGACGCTATTGTCGGATGAGTTCCATATCGGCCCACATTTGCTGCTGCCGTTGGCAGTGGTCATCTATCTTGCCTACCGCAAGATGCCCGCCTTTCCCACCGTGATTTTGGGTACCCTTGCCGGTGTGTTCTGCGCTGCGGTGTTCCAGTTCGATGGCGTGGTGAAGCTGGCAAATGACACCAGTCTGAGCAGTGCATTGGCATTGATCAAAGGCCTGTGGATTGCCATGTTTAATGGTTACAGCGCCAGCACCGGCAATGAAATGCTCGACGGCCTGTTAAGCCGTGGAGGCATGTCGGGCATGGTCAACACCGTTTGGCTAATTCTCGCAGCCATGGCTTTTGGCGGCGTAATGGAAGCAACCGGCTTATTGAACCGACTGCTGCAAAGTATGCTCAGAATGGTAAAAGGCTCATCCAGTTTGGTGATAACTACCCTGGGATGCGCCATCGGTGCCAACATCATCACCGGCGATCAGTTTATTGCCATCATTCTGCCCGGCCGTATGCTGAAGCTGGAGTACACCCGCCACAAGCTGGCGCCTGTTAATCTGTCGAGGGCGCTGGAAGACTCAGCCACGGTCACCAGTCCACTGGTTCCCTGGAACACCTGCGGCGCCTTTATGGCGAGCACTCTGGGTGTGGCGACCATCGCCTACCTGCCCTTCGCCTTCTTCAATCTCATCTGCCCCGTGGTAAGCGCGGGTTATGCCTACTTCCAGATAAAACTGTTACCTCTGGAGGAATCCGATATGTTGGAAAATAGCGACGAGCTTAAAGGCGCCGAAGCCTGA
- the tpx gene encoding thiol peroxidase, with translation MFKKALCIGLALVAAQGMAQDRDSVTMGGKQVMLSGTLPQVGETAPGFRVVDASFKPVALSDFKGKTVLISAVPSLDTGVCALQTKRFNDEVGKFDGKSVVMLTLSTDLPFAQKRFCKTEGVENIQVLSDSVWRNFAEEYGLLIEDRGLLARSIFIVDAEGTLRYKELVGEVSHHPDYDAALAALKDISQQ, from the coding sequence ATGTTCAAAAAGGCGTTATGCATCGGCTTGGCCCTGGTTGCTGCCCAGGGTATGGCACAGGACAGAGACAGTGTCACTATGGGGGGCAAGCAGGTGATGTTGTCGGGAACCCTGCCACAGGTGGGTGAAACCGCACCTGGGTTTCGTGTCGTTGATGCTTCTTTCAAACCCGTGGCATTAAGTGATTTTAAGGGCAAAACGGTTCTTATCAGCGCTGTTCCAAGCCTGGATACCGGTGTGTGTGCATTGCAAACCAAGCGCTTCAATGACGAAGTGGGCAAGTTTGATGGCAAGTCCGTGGTGATGCTGACCCTGAGCACCGACCTGCCATTCGCGCAAAAGCGTTTTTGCAAGACTGAAGGTGTTGAGAATATTCAGGTTCTGTCAGATTCAGTTTGGCGTAACTTTGCCGAAGAGTACGGGCTCTTGATAGAAGACAGAGGTCTGCTTGCCCGTAGTATCTTTATCGTGGATGCCGAGGGCACCCTAAGATACAAAGAATTGGTTGGTGAAGTCAGTCATCATCCGGACTATGATGCGGCCCTGGCGGCCTTGAAAGACATCAGTCAGCAATAA
- the yiaY gene encoding L-threonine dehydrogenase — translation MAAKFFIPSVNVLGQGAVDEAIGDIVTLGFKQALIVTDKPLVQIGIAGELVEKLGERGITAVVFDGVQPNPTTANVEAGLALLNAHGCDFVISLGGGSPHDCAKGIALVATNGGSIKDYEGVDKSAKPQLPLVAINTTAGTASEMTRFCIITDEARHIKMAIVDKHTTPILSVNDPELMVKKPAALTAATGMDALTHAVEAYVSVAANPITDACAIKAIELIQQYLERAVKQGQDLQAREQMAYAQFLAGMAFNNASLGYVHAMAHQLGGFYDLPHGVCNALLLPYVQEYNAAVAAARLKDVAKAMGVAVDGLDDQEGAKAAISAIKALSKAVNIPENLTVLGVKEEDIPLLADNALKDACGFTNPKQATHEEICQIFCNAL, via the coding sequence ATGGCTGCGAAATTTTTTATCCCTTCTGTTAACGTGCTCGGCCAGGGCGCCGTAGACGAGGCCATCGGTGACATAGTCACCCTGGGTTTTAAACAGGCCCTGATAGTCACAGATAAACCTTTGGTACAGATAGGTATTGCCGGTGAACTGGTGGAAAAACTCGGTGAGCGCGGTATTACCGCCGTCGTGTTCGATGGTGTACAACCCAACCCCACAACAGCCAACGTGGAGGCGGGCCTTGCACTGCTCAACGCCCATGGCTGTGACTTTGTGATTTCCCTCGGCGGCGGCTCGCCCCACGACTGCGCCAAGGGCATCGCCCTGGTCGCCACCAATGGCGGCAGCATCAAAGACTACGAAGGCGTCGATAAGTCCGCCAAGCCACAGTTGCCCCTGGTTGCCATCAATACTACCGCCGGCACCGCCAGTGAAATGACCCGCTTTTGCATCATCACCGACGAGGCTCGCCATATTAAAATGGCCATCGTCGACAAGCACACCACCCCCATTCTGTCGGTGAACGATCCTGAGTTGATGGTGAAAAAGCCAGCTGCCTTGACCGCGGCCACCGGGATGGATGCCCTGACCCACGCCGTTGAGGCTTATGTGTCTGTTGCCGCCAATCCCATCACAGATGCCTGCGCCATCAAGGCCATCGAGCTTATTCAGCAATACCTTGAGCGGGCGGTGAAACAGGGGCAGGACCTACAGGCCCGCGAGCAAATGGCCTATGCCCAGTTCCTCGCCGGTATGGCCTTTAACAACGCCAGCCTGGGTTATGTGCACGCTATGGCCCACCAGCTCGGTGGCTTCTACGACCTGCCCCACGGTGTCTGTAACGCCCTGTTGCTGCCATACGTGCAGGAATACAACGCGGCGGTGGCGGCGGCACGTTTGAAAGATGTCGCCAAAGCCATGGGTGTTGCCGTAGACGGGCTTGATGACCAAGAAGGTGCCAAGGCCGCCATTAGTGCCATCAAGGCGCTGTCCAAGGCGGTAAACATCCCGGAGAATCTGACTGTGCTTGGCGTAAAAGAAGAGGATATTCCGTTACTGGCCGACAACGCCCTCAAAGATGCCTGCGGATTTACCAACCCCAAACAGGCCACCCATGAGGAAATCTGTCAGATTTTCTGTAACGCACTTTAA
- the malQ gene encoding 4-alpha-glucanotransferase produces the protein MGLEKLFYLQGVGDRFIDCDGREQAIPESARLAMLKSLMGLEQSPDGAEIAARVDTLDSLPWTKLLLPLQWCFETRPSVECQLPENLKQDMELTLISEQGERVTLTLLARDAETTGDYQRPDGRYLRCRYSLPTLAMGEFQLQLSHPVLGQGKGALLIIPEQAYGGPPGLGKRPWGLGISLFTLRSQRQWGIGDLADLQTLIELSSEVGCDFITLTPLHAPDIANPGLASPYSPWDRRFLNPLYIAIDLVTEYSQLAQEFNGGDWRRERLILNQASQIDYPKLALLKYRALAKLFAAFGKLDEFSGRRVRFERFVAEGGTALKDFCRDVSQRALSLEGEWHRDPALAEALQRDEFHAWLQFVADEQLSLCQLRCRQVGMSLGLVRDLAVGALAIGSEVSRSGVFCLNADIGAPPDPFARQGQNWGMPPMDPVALKDSALSHLKSLYRSNMQSCGALRIDHVMALTRLWCWPEGDDNGCYLYYPQELMLAVLCLESHKNRCLLIGEDLGTVPPLLKGLLRERGILGNDVFYFCRDGSGFSAPREHRAGAMLQLGNQDVPPFMAWWRGIDLGLLNQLGLLPSVEEAHLSRVAQCRGLLESLVEAGWLRREALTWQPCDALLPAPAGNISAGTTSAGNATDSIRQGTAVFDALLNWLPGSRAKLFSVSLWDLALESQPINIPGTSFEYPNWRARMSQSLESLWQSREFRARLEAIRAGRSQPQGGRPGPSVIGEAMASADDRERQN, from the coding sequence ATGGGATTGGAAAAGCTCTTTTATCTGCAAGGTGTGGGAGACAGGTTCATCGACTGCGATGGCCGAGAACAAGCCATACCCGAATCCGCTCGGTTGGCAATGCTCAAATCCCTGATGGGCCTCGAACAGTCCCCCGACGGGGCCGAAATAGCCGCCAGGGTGGACACCCTCGACAGCCTCCCTTGGACTAAGTTGCTGCTGCCGCTGCAATGGTGTTTTGAAACCCGTCCGTCAGTTGAATGCCAGCTGCCTGAAAACCTGAAGCAAGACATGGAATTAACCCTGATTTCAGAGCAGGGGGAGCGTGTAACGCTGACGCTTTTGGCAAGGGATGCCGAGACGACCGGTGATTATCAAAGGCCCGATGGCAGATACCTTCGCTGTCGCTATTCCCTGCCAACGCTGGCCATGGGGGAGTTTCAGCTGCAGCTGTCCCACCCTGTCCTCGGCCAGGGAAAGGGAGCCTTGCTGATTATCCCCGAGCAGGCCTACGGTGGCCCACCGGGCCTTGGCAAGCGTCCCTGGGGCCTGGGGATAAGCCTGTTTACCCTGAGAAGCCAGCGGCAGTGGGGCATCGGTGACCTGGCCGACCTGCAAACCCTGATAGAACTCTCCTCAGAAGTCGGGTGCGATTTTATCACCCTGACGCCCTTGCATGCCCCGGACATTGCCAACCCCGGACTCGCAAGCCCCTACAGCCCCTGGGACAGGCGCTTTCTCAATCCACTCTATATCGCCATCGACTTGGTGACCGAATACAGCCAATTGGCGCAGGAGTTCAATGGCGGCGACTGGCGCCGGGAACGCCTTATTCTCAACCAGGCAAGCCAGATTGATTACCCCAAACTTGCGCTGCTGAAGTATCGGGCGCTGGCAAAGTTGTTCGCTGCTTTTGGAAAGCTGGATGAATTCAGCGGGCGGCGAGTGCGCTTCGAACGTTTCGTGGCCGAGGGCGGCACGGCGCTGAAGGATTTTTGCCGTGATGTAAGCCAAAGGGCATTAAGCCTGGAGGGGGAATGGCATCGGGACCCAGCGCTGGCAGAAGCGCTGCAACGGGACGAGTTTCATGCCTGGCTGCAGTTTGTGGCCGATGAGCAGTTGTCGCTGTGTCAGCTTCGCTGCCGTCAGGTGGGCATGTCTCTTGGTTTGGTGAGGGATTTGGCCGTGGGCGCCCTGGCTATCGGCAGTGAAGTGAGCCGCAGTGGCGTATTTTGCCTTAATGCCGATATCGGGGCGCCACCGGACCCCTTCGCCCGTCAGGGGCAAAACTGGGGCATGCCGCCGATGGACCCTGTGGCGTTGAAAGACTCGGCCTTAAGCCATCTTAAATCCCTTTATCGAAGCAACATGCAAAGCTGTGGCGCGCTCAGAATCGACCATGTGATGGCCCTGACCCGGTTGTGGTGCTGGCCAGAAGGCGATGACAACGGTTGTTACCTCTACTATCCCCAGGAACTGATGCTGGCGGTCTTGTGCCTTGAGAGCCACAAAAACCGCTGCCTCCTGATTGGGGAGGATCTCGGCACAGTGCCGCCGCTGCTCAAGGGCTTGCTGCGGGAGCGGGGCATTCTCGGGAACGACGTATTTTACTTTTGCCGGGATGGCAGCGGATTTTCCGCGCCTCGGGAGCACAGAGCCGGTGCCATGTTGCAGCTTGGCAATCAGGATGTGCCGCCATTCATGGCCTGGTGGCGCGGCATTGATCTCGGCTTACTCAATCAGCTTGGGCTTTTGCCGTCTGTGGAAGAGGCGCACTTGAGCAGAGTCGCACAGTGCCGGGGTTTGCTCGAAAGCCTGGTGGAAGCCGGATGGCTGCGCCGGGAGGCCCTGACCTGGCAGCCCTGTGATGCATTACTGCCAGCGCCAGCGGGCAATATATCGGCAGGCACTACATCGGCAGGTAACGCCACCGACAGTATTCGTCAGGGGACGGCGGTTTTTGATGCCTTACTCAACTGGCTGCCCGGCAGCCGCGCCAAATTGTTTTCTGTCAGCCTTTGGGATCTGGCCCTTGAATCCCAGCCCATCAATATTCCCGGCACCAGTTTTGAGTACCCCAATTGGCGTGCACGCATGAGTCAGTCATTGGAGAGCCTTTGGCAAAGCCGCGAGTTCAGAGCGCGACTGGAAGCGATTCGCGCCGGGCGCAGTCAGCCTCAAGGTGGGCGCCCAGGCCCGTCTGTCATAGGCGAAGCCATGGCATCTGCCGATGACAGAGAGCGCCAAAACTGA
- a CDS encoding NAD(P)/FAD-dependent oxidoreductase produces the protein MYDPLISTNAAQQALPSTFWSGTTEPLPESPRLQGHLQTDVIVIGGGFTGLLTAYYLATEYGRQVTLLEANRIGFGASARNGGFVLKGSGRLGYGQMAKRWDLDTAKGIYQEFSEAVARVEGLIQDGKIDCNPQEKGYLKIAHSPKAMKTLQAGADFIARHMGQGAEFICPARLRIDYLNHHQSYGALRLADGFGLNPLKLLQGYARLAREAGVQIFEQSTVLASVRTAKGFSLETEAGRIDANAMVFAGNAYTQPGLTETLTGRFLPILSNVIVTEPLSEAVLAEAGLYSRQVAMDTRILKYYYRLLPENRLLFGGRGAVWGRDADNSVYPARLKEAMNKAFPALTDVGLSHTWHGWLAASLDDMPHVYTRGGEGYSLGYCGAGVSFSSQAAWRLAGMLSGKAAPSLPLYGTPLPAFPLAPLRRVGQWAFYHYGRFIDAWS, from the coding sequence TTGTACGACCCATTAATCAGCACCAATGCGGCGCAGCAAGCCTTGCCGTCCACTTTTTGGTCCGGCACCACTGAACCCTTACCTGAGTCACCAAGGCTACAGGGACACCTCCAAACCGATGTGATAGTGATTGGCGGCGGTTTCACAGGACTGCTCACCGCCTATTATCTGGCGACCGAATATGGCAGGCAGGTCACCTTACTCGAAGCCAACCGAATTGGATTTGGGGCCAGCGCCCGTAATGGTGGCTTTGTACTTAAGGGCTCGGGTCGCCTGGGGTATGGTCAAATGGCCAAGCGGTGGGATTTGGACACGGCAAAGGGGATTTATCAGGAGTTCTCCGAGGCGGTTGCCCGGGTGGAAGGGCTTATCCAGGATGGCAAGATAGACTGTAATCCGCAGGAAAAGGGGTATCTTAAAATTGCCCATAGCCCCAAGGCCATGAAAACACTGCAGGCCGGGGCCGATTTTATTGCCCGCCACATGGGGCAGGGCGCCGAATTTATCTGCCCGGCGAGACTGAGAATTGATTATCTCAATCACCATCAGTCCTATGGCGCGCTGCGTCTCGCCGATGGATTTGGCCTGAATCCGCTGAAATTGCTGCAGGGCTATGCCCGTCTGGCCCGAGAAGCTGGCGTACAAATCTTTGAGCAAAGTACCGTGCTTGCCAGTGTGCGCACTGCCAAAGGTTTCAGCCTGGAGACTGAAGCGGGGCGCATTGACGCCAATGCCATGGTGTTTGCTGGCAATGCCTATACTCAGCCCGGTTTGACCGAGACTCTCACGGGGCGCTTTTTGCCCATTTTGAGCAACGTGATAGTGACTGAGCCCCTGTCTGAAGCCGTGCTGGCCGAGGCCGGGCTATACAGCCGCCAGGTGGCCATGGATACCCGCATCCTTAAATACTATTACCGCTTGTTACCGGAAAACCGGTTGCTCTTTGGTGGGCGAGGCGCCGTATGGGGCCGTGACGCCGACAATTCTGTGTACCCGGCGCGTTTGAAAGAGGCCATGAATAAGGCGTTTCCGGCCCTGACAGATGTGGGTTTAAGCCACACTTGGCACGGCTGGCTGGCGGCATCCCTCGATGATATGCCCCATGTGTATACCCGAGGTGGCGAAGGCTACAGCCTGGGATATTGCGGCGCAGGTGTATCTTTCAGCAGCCAGGCGGCCTGGCGGCTTGCGGGCATGTTAAGTGGTAAGGCGGCGCCGTCATTGCCGCTTTATGGCACGCCATTGCCAGCTTTTCCCCTGGCGCCGCTCAGGCGTGTGGGGCAGTGGGCCTTTTATCATTACGGCCGCTTTATCGATGCTTGGAGCTGA
- a CDS encoding trimeric intracellular cation channel family protein, which translates to MLLWLIGILAEAMTGALAAGRKQMDLFGVVIIGLVTAIGGGTLRDMLLGNYPLIWIANWHYLIAIAAASLLTVLIAPLMRYLGRLFLAIDALGLAVFSITGAQKTLMLGYSPVVAVAMGVVTGVFGGVLRDILCNEIPLIFRREFYALASLLTASLYVLLALSGFGGWPSLLGCLLLGFGLRMCAIRYHWSMPTFNYQSDAHH; encoded by the coding sequence ATGCTGCTGTGGCTCATCGGTATACTGGCCGAAGCCATGACAGGCGCCCTCGCCGCCGGACGCAAACAGATGGATCTCTTTGGGGTGGTGATCATTGGGCTGGTGACCGCCATCGGCGGCGGCACCCTGAGGGATATGCTCCTTGGCAACTATCCGTTGATTTGGATTGCCAACTGGCACTATCTGATTGCCATTGCCGCAGCCTCGCTGCTAACGGTACTTATCGCCCCACTGATGCGCTATCTTGGCCGTTTATTCCTGGCCATTGATGCCCTTGGTCTGGCGGTGTTTTCCATTACCGGTGCCCAAAAAACCCTGATGCTGGGCTACAGCCCCGTGGTCGCTGTGGCCATGGGGGTGGTGACCGGCGTCTTTGGCGGTGTGCTCAGAGACATTTTGTGCAATGAGATCCCGCTGATTTTCAGACGGGAATTTTATGCGCTGGCATCCTTACTTACCGCCAGCCTTTATGTGCTGCTGGCCCTCAGTGGTTTTGGCGGCTGGCCAAGCCTGCTGGGCTGCTTGCTGCTGGGATTCGGGCTGCGTATGTGTGCCATCCGTTACCACTGGTCGATGCCAACCTTTAACTATCAGAGTGATGCTCACCACTGA
- the ltaE gene encoding low-specificity L-threonine aldolase: protein MKADFRSDTVTQPTAAMRQAMSQAQVGDDVYGDDPTVNRLEAMAAEMLGFDAALFTSSGTQANLLALMSHCERGDEYICGQDAHNYRFEGGGAAVLGSIQPQPLLNQADGTIALGDIEAAIKPDDVHYARTRLLSLENTIGGKVLPMGYLANAQALAFNRGLKIHLDGARLANAAVALNKPMAEIAGHFDSVSLCLSKGLCAPVGSLLLGDDRLIKKARRWRKMLGGGMRQAGILAAAGIIALESQWQRLAEDHDNAALLGRELSMIDGFEVNTASIQTNMVFARVAEHIDIKHVAAELASLGFIISPAKNLRLVTHNDISRDAVLAFVAALKSAL, encoded by the coding sequence ATGAAGGCAGATTTCAGAAGCGATACAGTCACTCAGCCAACCGCAGCGATGCGCCAGGCCATGTCACAGGCCCAGGTGGGGGACGATGTGTATGGCGACGATCCTACGGTCAATCGTCTCGAAGCCATGGCGGCCGAGATGCTGGGGTTTGACGCCGCACTTTTTACCAGTTCGGGTACCCAGGCCAATCTGCTGGCGCTGATGAGCCATTGTGAGCGCGGAGATGAATATATCTGTGGCCAGGATGCCCACAACTACCGATTTGAGGGGGGCGGCGCCGCAGTGCTTGGCAGCATTCAGCCCCAGCCGCTACTCAATCAGGCCGATGGCACCATCGCCCTTGGCGACATAGAGGCCGCCATCAAACCCGATGATGTACATTATGCCCGAACCCGCTTGCTGAGCCTGGAAAACACCATTGGTGGCAAGGTGTTGCCTATGGGGTATCTGGCGAATGCTCAGGCGCTGGCCTTTAACCGTGGCCTTAAGATCCACCTCGATGGTGCCCGCCTTGCCAACGCAGCGGTGGCGCTGAACAAGCCAATGGCCGAGATTGCCGGGCACTTTGATTCTGTTTCCCTGTGTCTGTCCAAGGGCCTGTGCGCGCCAGTGGGCTCTTTGCTGCTGGGGGATGACAGACTGATTAAAAAGGCGCGTCGCTGGCGCAAAATGCTGGGCGGCGGCATGCGCCAGGCGGGGATTCTGGCTGCTGCGGGCATCATTGCGCTGGAGTCTCAGTGGCAAAGGTTGGCCGAAGATCACGACAATGCCGCGCTCCTTGGCCGTGAATTGTCCATGATTGATGGTTTTGAGGTCAACACGGCTTCAATCCAGACCAATATGGTGTTTGCCAGGGTTGCCGAGCATATCGACATCAAGCATGTTGCTGCCGAGTTGGCGAGCCTGGGCTTTATTATCAGCCCTGCCAAAAATTTGCGTCTGGTCACCCACAATGACATCAGTCGCGATGCTGTGCTGGCCTTCGTGGCGGCGCTGAAAAGCGCACTCTGA
- a CDS encoding acyl-CoA thioesterase yields the protein MKFLSRRLVKPDHLNPANTLFGGQLLSWLDEEAAIFAACQMKSDRHVTKIIAEINFITPARAGDVLEFGFELISVGHSSIAVRAMVRNKVSQLPVVTVEKLVFVHVNEKGLPAPHGMRAAAA from the coding sequence ATGAAATTCCTAAGCCGTCGTTTGGTTAAACCCGATCACCTGAATCCTGCCAATACGCTCTTTGGCGGCCAACTGCTCAGCTGGCTCGATGAAGAAGCGGCAATCTTTGCTGCCTGTCAGATGAAGAGCGACAGGCACGTGACCAAAATTATCGCTGAAATCAATTTCATCACTCCGGCCAGAGCCGGTGATGTGTTGGAGTTTGGCTTTGAGCTTATCAGTGTGGGTCACAGTTCCATCGCGGTAAGGGCGATGGTGCGCAACAAGGTTTCCCAGTTGCCTGTGGTGACGGTGGAAAAGCTGGTGTTTGTGCACGTGAATGAGAAGGGATTGCCCGCACCCCATGGGATGCGGGCGGCAGCGGCCTGA
- a CDS encoding GNAT family N-acetyltransferase, translating into MTKPHSQVIIRQMQPEDFDAVLALGEAVHGDGYLDLPHLQTLWHAGIKAGINASFVALDQNGLLGFRLTLAAGQWQPDRWCSPSLWGITPDKVCYFKSNTLAPEARGKGLGGILLQHAVDAVKAQGALGGIAHLWQESPHNAAVRYFSKAGGRLIKAHPDRWNQSHDNPDYLCTLCGNDCHCTACEMLLVFQES; encoded by the coding sequence ATGACCAAGCCCCACTCCCAAGTGATTATCCGCCAGATGCAGCCAGAGGACTTTGACGCCGTATTGGCCCTTGGCGAAGCCGTTCACGGCGACGGCTATCTCGATTTACCCCACCTGCAAACCCTGTGGCACGCAGGGATAAAGGCTGGCATCAACGCAAGCTTTGTGGCGCTGGACCAAAACGGCCTTCTCGGTTTTCGCCTTACCCTGGCAGCCGGACAGTGGCAACCCGACCGCTGGTGCTCACCATCACTCTGGGGCATAACCCCAGACAAAGTCTGTTATTTCAAATCCAATACCCTGGCCCCTGAGGCCAGAGGTAAAGGGCTTGGCGGCATCTTGCTGCAACATGCCGTCGATGCTGTGAAGGCCCAGGGGGCGCTTGGCGGTATTGCTCATTTATGGCAGGAAAGCCCCCATAACGCGGCGGTGCGTTACTTCTCCAAGGCGGGGGGCAGGCTTATTAAGGCGCATCCCGACCGCTGGAATCAATCCCACGATAATCCGGATTACCTGTGTACCCTGTGTGGCAACGATTGCCATTGCACGGCGTGCGAGATGTTATTGGTTTTTCAGGAGTCTTAA
- a CDS encoding mechanosensitive ion channel family protein, whose product MDNIQGLIDQAPELIMTYGLKVIFAIIIFLVGKYFSNLVKKLTTKMLNNRKVDPTVTSFVANLAWAVVFVFTVIATLGQIGVQTASLVAVIGAAGLAVGLALQGSLSNFAAGVLMVLFRPCRVGDYIEAAGIAGTVDEITIFSTKLRTPDNKVIVAPNSAIMNGTITNYSAMDTRRVDMVIGVAYDADIKLTKKVLTDILDNNQYVLKDPAYTVALSELGASSINFVVRPWVKGADFWAAKFELTEQIKNALDANNIGIPYPQMDIHVKELPAAK is encoded by the coding sequence ATGGATAATATCCAAGGATTAATCGATCAGGCTCCAGAACTGATCATGACCTACGGTCTGAAAGTCATTTTTGCCATTATCATTTTCCTGGTCGGTAAGTACTTCTCCAATTTGGTGAAGAAGTTAACCACCAAGATGCTGAACAACCGCAAGGTTGACCCAACAGTAACCTCGTTTGTAGCCAACCTGGCGTGGGCAGTGGTGTTTGTTTTTACCGTTATCGCCACCCTGGGGCAAATCGGTGTACAGACAGCCTCTCTGGTTGCTGTTATCGGTGCCGCCGGTCTGGCTGTGGGTTTGGCACTGCAGGGCTCTTTGTCGAACTTTGCTGCCGGTGTACTTATGGTGCTGTTCCGCCCATGCCGCGTGGGTGACTACATCGAAGCGGCCGGCATTGCCGGTACCGTGGATGAAATCACCATTTTCTCGACCAAGCTGCGTACCCCCGATAACAAGGTTATCGTTGCGCCCAACTCTGCCATCATGAATGGCACCATCACCAACTACTCTGCCATGGACACGCGCCGTGTAGACATGGTGATTGGTGTTGCCTATGACGCCGATATCAAGCTGACCAAGAAAGTCCTGACCGACATTCTGGACAACAATCAGTATGTGCTGAAAGACCCTGCGTATACCGTTGCTCTGAGCGAACTGGGTGCTTCTTCTATAAACTTTGTGGTGCGTCCCTGGGTTAAGGGTGCCGATTTCTGGGCAGCCAAGTTTGAACTGACCGAGCAGATCAAAAATGCCCTCGATGCCAACAACATTGGTATCCCATACCCTCAGATGGATATCCATGTGAAGGAATTACCTGCGGCCAAGTAA